AAGGTTGGAACGATGTtacggtttggagggatttcaaaccaatatacattccggaagatatatggcggcactatcttgagcacatgatgtctgagcggttcacatgACGCTCACAGTCTGGTGCCGGCAACCgaaatcggccaattcatggctcggtgacaacgcacaccggcggctccattctgtttgctgcacatgcgaaacggatggtaagattaatttaaatgaaatatatcgttcaattaattttttgttaataaatttttttcattataagcTACGTcacttggacgtgagccgagctcGATAAAGCTGTTTTTGGAGAAGCGTGTGTGGAGTCAAGACCTCCAAAAGGGGGTACAACAGTTCGTTAACAACTGTGCTCAACATTTCATGGTATGtttgtttaaccattttattttgtaagttattatgtttattgaattgaatatgatgattactttttttatttttaggagacctataataatcggttgaggaagagatacggggatgatcctttgacccatctggaattcgatccggatttatGGATTGGAGGTTGGATCGTCAGGCGGACTcaataaaaatcaggtttacgggctctccaacactacgaccTACAACTTGCGGTCGGCCCGTAGTGTTTCAACTGtggggagctcccaatctaaagcgttcgtggccttgcagcaacatACGACTTAGCTCATCGAAAAATatgaccacctatcagaggcgtacgtACAACTCCAAGCGTCTCAATCACAACAAAGAGCGGAGTCTGAACAATAAAAAAGGGCTTATGAAGAGCTTCGCGAAATGGTTATGAACATGGCATCACAtagtggaacatgtgcgcctaatcctttttggccgtatAACCACTAGCCTCCTCCTTCTCtagctccacctttatattaatttgtaataaacattatttacctttaaaatttcatttaatatttttttgaaacacattcattttgtaatgaatattatttaactttgattttatgttttttatgtttaatataaattttatttgcataattggtttttatcaccattaatttatataattttatattatgtattctaaataattaaaaaaaaattagaaaaaactattacaaagggttttaccgacggaataaatcaGTCGGCATTTGACAGTAACAATCACCAATGAATTTACAAACGGATATATTCAATCGGTATTTCATACATTCACCGATAGAGTTACCGATGGAATTAATATGTCGGCATTTGACAGCAGCTGCCACAATTACTAACGAATTTACAGATGAATATATTCAGTCGGTATTTCAAACACTCACCGACAAATTTACCAACGGTATGTGGCCGTCAGTAAATCACGATATCACCGACGAACTCCTAATCACACACCGAtgaaatatttccgtcggtaaaactgtgaaactTGTATTGTACAAACAATacacaaaacaaagaacaccagaaaaataatttaattaaaataaaaaaaatttacaaagataaagaaagaaaaatacataccttttaatatgctCCAAATAGCACCAAAACAACAGAATCTTGAATAAAAACGTAATAAAAATGGAGAGgagaagaggagaagagaaattgAGATGaagaacaagagaaaaaaaatgaaaccggAGGGGGGAGGGAGGGATTTATATAGCAGTTTTTCCATCAAAATTATTGACGGACATTTATTATTGTCGGTGGCAttaaattccatcggtaatatcCGTTGGTAATTAATTGATATTCGCAccgaaaaattcaaaaatcccgCCAGACTTTTTGATATGTTAGCAAATTCGTTGGTAACCGGGTGTCAGAGCACGGGCGTCTTGGTTTTTCCACGGTCGTTGGTAAATGTGCCGACTGACCTGCCGCTTTGACATGCGTGCGCTTCAGGAGGTGCACCAAGTGTTAGTGAGTTCGTCGGTGATAGTGGCAGGGGCCATAATTGTTTTGCAACTCTCAGTGAAAATACCAACGGgtattattccgtcggtatatccgtcgatgaaaatgttaaaattcCGTAAATTTTTTGCAACTCTCTGTGAAATACCGACAGGTATTATTTCGTCAGTATATCCGTTGGTGAAACtgtcaatatttttgcaaaaccTCCATGTATTTCTGTTTATCCTCCTGCATAAAATGTTGAATTGCAAACTTACAGCACGCACAACACAATAACAAGAGCTAACAattaaagaagaataaatatttcaagttcCAAAATATCATCcttaatattacattataaaaataaggcgTTACAACATGTTTAGTCAGCATTTTCATCTTCCTCCTCAATTGAATTGTTATCATCAGCTTCATCGCACTCTTTAATGTggttatcatcttcttcatcaacttTCTCTAGTCCATTAGAGCTGAAAACATCATTCAACTCTTTtgcgtcaacatcaacaagactatcatcaaaaacacaaaaaatcaaattttcttctaagtcaatcgaaggagcaactcagtatggttcaaccaactcactagcttgaaagacttcatctatCACCCCTGGGTTTGGATTTTAAAatggataaccaatcaactcttgatcggtcctttctaaaggaaggggtgtatgtgtaataaacttgttggcatTGCTTTGTGAAAACAAAGACGTCATTTATGTTGGggtgtctagcttttgagttgatttcaacAAGACCATAGTGAGGATgtactctgattcctctgttagTTGTGTCATaacaatagcatttgaataaaaaaattttattctacTCGTTATGATATTGCAATTCGATGACCTCTTCCAATCTACCGtagtagtcaacttcaaactcactAGAAatcgatcccttaacacaaacaccgctattgtatgtctttcttccatgaccgtattcttcagtatgaaaGACattccattgacaaaatacccgttatagcacttgacttttctttcagggcccaAGCTTAGTAAAGATAGTGAAATAGCAGCACTacctcccatttgataaaccttgtatattaAATGCAACAATAATCAATAAACGGATATTATGTAATATTGACGTACAATTACCTACATTACAAGagataatgagtttgtgataggacttacatgtgttctaaacCACATgtcaaattgttcatcttgtaattgaaagatttgggattcggtcagctatGAGTTATTAGACAGTAAGTAtcgtcgatgttgcctgcaaggtTGTTCTAAATTATATAAGTGCATGGTATCACAAAACATAAATAGTACACTCTTGACAAAGTTTAAGTCGAACAtctatttatttactaaaagGTCTAAGCTTATCACAGTTAAATAGGACATAATTGTGTGCTTGTCTGAACTCTATTTCAGACAAATATCTTCCCCTCACAGCATTTTTAGGTGTTGGTTGTCcaggattggagaatattgacaagttctcacttgaaggcacttcaccaccatcatcatgtcgtggaacatGGTTGATCCTCAATCTCaaatgaggttcgaaatagtatgagataaatgttgagatctcctcaacaatataggcctcataTATTGACGCCTCAATATGCGCcatgttcttaacctttttttttttaagattgaacaagtacctgcatatatataaatatatagaattaatggaaaaatgatcaattaaaaaaaacaaaaaaaaataattataaattacatagcaactgtaatatctaacctctcaaatggatacatccatctatactggataAGTCCTCCAACTTTTATCTCAAATGGTAAATATACAGGAAGATGCtctattgagtcaaaaaatgatggagggaatatcatctcaagtttgcatattgtCTCGACGATATTCGTTTCAAGCCTTTCAATgtgatcaacattcaacttAGTAGaacatatatctctgaagaaataaCTGATatccgttagtgcatcccatatcccctttggcaacaaatcacgagaagctaatgggatgagtgtctgcataaacacatggcagttatgactcttcattccatataatCTGCATTCCTCCGTATTaaccagccttgatatgttcgaggcaTGTCCATCGGGAAAACACAAACGCTTAAGCTTTTTATAGACTAGTAGTTGTGTGTTTTtatctaacacgaagcttgctctTGGTTTTGTGATTCGTGACCCATTACAAATCAACTCCATATTTCTACAGTTATGTACAAAACAACACCATATCCAATCTA
This genomic stretch from Populus alba chromosome 19, ASM523922v2, whole genome shotgun sequence harbors:
- the LOC118052576 gene encoding LOW QUALITY PROTEIN: uncharacterized protein (The sequence of the model RefSeq protein was modified relative to this genomic sequence to represent the inferred CDS: deleted 1 base in 1 codon; substituted 1 base at 1 genomic stop codon) codes for the protein MMHPFDGEAXKHFNSVHPHFSAESRNVHLGLCTDGFNPFGSFATPYSCWSVILTVYNLPLRMCMRPEFMFLSMVIPGPSSPGWNIDVYLFSLIDQLTQFWSSRALTYDISRKQNFIMRAALMWTINDFPAYGLVFGWSTHEKLACPYCMENNKAFKLTNGGKASFFYCHRHFLPPNHRYKKNRNDFFVGKVEKDVAPPRLSGEELFDVVSEYGDIVFGLQSVMDVKGKIKDNIKFRLDMVLFCTNCRNMELICNGSRITKPRASFVLDKNTQLLVYKKLKRLCFPDGHASNISRLVNTEECRLYGMKSHNCHVFMQTLIPLASRDLLPKGIWDALTDISYFFRDICSTKLNVDHIERLETNIVETICKLEMIFPPSFFDSIEHLPVYLPFEIKVGGLIQYRWMYPFERYLFNLKKKKVKNMAHIEASIYEAYIVEEISTFISYYFEPHLRLRINHVPRHDDGGEVPSSENLSIFSNPGQPTPKNAVRGRYLSEIEFRQAHNYVLFNCDKLRPFKLNDVFSSNGLEKVDEEDDNHIKECDEADDNNSIEEEDENAD